Proteins from a single region of Primulina tabacum isolate GXHZ01 chromosome 5, ASM2559414v2, whole genome shotgun sequence:
- the LOC142547351 gene encoding protein PLASTID MOVEMENT IMPAIRED 1 codes for MAADYPARRNSNTQILQELEELSESMYQSHSSNTARRTASLALPRTAVPTTDSTGIEKNEVKIINPKPRTRRMSLSPWRSRPKIDEETEQTEPSERSAPKEGKSKWTDDQPAATSEKKGIWNWKPMRALSHIGMQKLSCLFSVEVVAVQGLPASMNGLRMAVCVRKKETKEGAVQTMPSRVAQGVADFEETLFMRCHVYFTPGSGTQMKFEPRPFLIYVLAVDADELDFGKSTVDLSNMIQDSVEKSFEGTRVKQWDSTLNLSGKAKGGALVLKLGFQIMEKDGGLGIYSQPEGQGQKPRKSRTYSPSIARKQSKSSFSIPSPRMSSRAEAWTPSQTIEAADLQGIDELNLDEPAPPTPPSISLPVKKSEIPETKMDDNDLIDFDVEDKGVEIQDKDREEDDQSEENSDKVSFSGEVVKEVVQVQDQPHITRLAELDAIAQQIKALESMMGGEKPIKRDEETMIETLDADEDKVTREFLQMLEDADDDMKVNHDETRLLKLEKYENTEEMDSEAFLPDLGKGLGCVVQTRNGGYLAAMNPLDTAVARKDAPKLAMQISKPLVLQSSKSGFELFQKMAAIGLEELTSEILSLMPLDELKGKTAEQIAFEGIASHIIQGRNKEGASSSAARSLAALKSIGTALNSGRKERFLTGIWTVSEEPLTVDEILAFSMQKIENMTVEGLKIQADIAEEDAPFDVSPLDAKTTAADGKVFTHLLESAIPIEDWMKQKNVKGSDDDAATITMFVVVQLRDPMRQYEAVGGPMIALIHAPCISSKPSYSYEENKYKVTSLQVGGIKMRTSGSKNMWDNEKQRLTSLQWIVAYGLGKAGKKAKQFASKGPDLLWSISSRVMADMWLKPIRNPDVKFTK; via the coding sequence ATGGCAGCTGATTACCCTGCAAGAAGAAATTCAAACACGCAGATTCTACAAGAACTCGAGGAACTTAGTGAGTCGATGTACCAATCACACTCTTCAAATACTGCCCGAAGAACTGCCTCTCTCGCTCTCCCAAGAACTGCAGTTCCCACCACTGATTCGACTGGGATTGAGAAAAACGAGGTGAAGATCATCAACCCGAAGCCTAGAACAAGGCGCATGTCCTTGTCTCCGTGGCGGTCTAGGCCGAAGATAGACGAAGAAACCGAGCAGACAGAACCAAGCGAAAGGTCAGCTCCAAAAGAAGGCAAAAGCAAGTGGACTGATGACCAACCAGCTGCTACATCAGAAAAAAAGGGGATTTGGAATTGGAAGCCGATGCGCGCCCTGTCACACATCGGCATGCAGAAGCTTAGCTGCTTGTTCTCTGTCGAAGTTGTCGCTGTTCAGGGCCTTCCAGCTTCCATGAATGGTCTTCGAATGGCAGTTTGTGTTAGAAAGAAGGAAACCAAGGAAGGAGCCGTGCAGACTATGCCATCCAGGGTGGCACAGGGAGTTGCTGATTTTGAAGAGACTTTATTCATGAGGTGCCATGTTTACTTCACCCCTGGTAGTGGAACGCAGATGAAATTCGAGCCGCGGCCATTTCTTATCTATGTACTGGCCGTTGATGCTGACGAGCTTGATTTCGGGAAAAGCACAGTGGATTTGAGTAATATGATTCAGGACTCTGTAGAGAAGAGCTTTGAAGGGACTCGGGTCAAGCAATGGGACAGTACTCTAAATCTGTCTGGTAAAGCCAAGGGAGGTGCACTTGTTCTAAAACTTGGATTCCAGATCATGGAGAAAGATGGAGGCCTCGGGATATATAGTCAGCCGGAGGGGCAGGGACAGAAGCCCAGGAAAAGCAGAACATATTCACCCTCTATTGCCCGGAAACAGTCGAAGTCATCATTTAGTATTCCGAGTCCAAGAATGTCGAGTCGAGCTGAAGCATGGACACCGTCACAGACTATAGAGGCTGCAGATCTACAAGGGATTGATGAACTGAATCTTGATGAACCAGCTCCTCCTACGCCTCCTTCAATTTCTCTTCCGGTAAAAAAGTCCGAGATACCAGAGACGAAGATGGATGATAATGATCTAATTGACTTTGATGTTGAGGATAAAGGAGTAGAAATTCAAGATAAAGATAGAGAGGAAGACGATCAATCTGAAGAAAATTCGGACAAAGTATCTTTCTCAGGTGAGGTAGTGAAGGAAGTTGTGCAAGTTCAGGATCAGCCTCACATCACAAGGTTGGCGGAGCTAGATGCGATTGCTCAGCAAATAAAGGCTCTTGAATCTATGATGGGGGGAGAGAAACCAATCAAAAGAGATGAAGAAACCATGATAGAAACGTTAGATGCAGATGAAGATAAAGTAACAAGAGAGTTTCTTCAGATGCTCGAGGATGCAGATGATGATATGAAGGTTAATCATGACGAAACCCGTTTGCTGAAGCTTGAAAAGTATGAAAATACAGAAGAGATGGATTCTGAGGCTTTTCTTCCTGATCTTGGGAAGGGATTGGGATGCGTGGTTCAAACAAGGAATGGAGGCTACTTGGCAGCAATGAATCCTTTAGATACAGCAGTGGCAAGAAAAGACGCACCAAAACTCGCGATGCAGATATCAAAGCCACTGGTTCTTCAATCAAGCAAGAGTGGATTCGAGTTATTTCAGAAGATGGCAGCAATTGGTCTTGAAGAATTGACCTCTGAGATCTTATCATTGATGCCTTTGGATGAGCTCAAAGGTAAAACAGCAGAGCAGATAGCATTTGAAGGCATTGCTTCACATATTATACAAGGAAGGAACAAAGAAGGTGCCAGTTCAAGTGCTGCTCGAAGCCTTGCTGCTCTCAAATCAATAGGAACTGCATTGAATAGCGGCAGAAAAGAAAGATTTTTAACTGGAATATGGACTGTCAGTGAAGAACCATTAACGGTCGATGAGATTTTGGCCTTTTCAATGCAGAAGATTGAGAATATGACTGTAGAAGGTCTAAAAATTCAGGCAGATATTGCTGAAGAAGATGCTCCATTTGATGTCTCCCCGCTCGATGCAAAAACCACTGCAGCTGATGGAAAAGTGTTCACTCACTTGTTGGAATCTGCAATTCCAATTGAGGACTGGATGAAACAGAAAAATGTAAAAGGATCTGATGATGATGCAGCGACCATAACAATGTTTGTGGTAGTCCAACTACGGGACCCAATGAGGCAGTATGAGGCAGTAGGAGGTCCTATGATAGCACTGATTCACGCACCATGTATATCCAGCAAACCATCTTACAGTTATGAGGAGAACAAGTACAAAGTGACGAGTTTGCAAGTCGGAGGCATAAAAATGAGAACATCAGGAAGCAAAAATATGTGGGATAATGAGAAGCAACGGCTTACTTCACTGCAGTGGATTGTAGCATATGGTTTGGGGAAGGCGGGAAAGAAGGCAAAACAATTTGCATCAAAGGGACCAGATCTTCTGTGGAGCATTTCGTCACGTGTGATGGCTGATATGTGGCTCAAACCAATAAGAAACCCTGATGTCAAATTCACCAAGTGA